The Caldisericum exile AZM16c01 region AAGCCGGAAAGGAATACATCTGGGTTTATTTTGAAGATGAACGCCACTTACACCAGGACCACGCATCTATTGAAATCGCTAATTCTATAATTTCAAATAATCTTTATGTTGATGGTCCTAGTGAAGGCTGGGCTTACATCAAGTCAAAAGAAAGCGGAATATTAATTGTTAATGAAAAAGCCATAACTAAACTTAATATGTATAGTGAAATTATATTAACGACTCGGGAAACTTATTCGCTTGTTTCTAAGGGAGAAATTATAGCGAAGTTTAAGATTACAAAACTTGAAATTAGGAAAGATTTGTATAAAAGAATTCTTCAAAATGTTTTAAAGACAAAGCAGTTGCACGGCTATATCTTGGACATTCTAAAGCCTCAATGTAAAAAAGCAGGAGTGATAGTTACGGGAAACGAGATATATTCAGGTCTTGTAAAGGATGCAGCATCTTTTAAGGTGAAGGAAAAATTGGCAAATTTTGAGGTTGAAGTGATTTATAACACGATTGTTCCCGATTCCAAGGAGTACATTAAAAACGCAATTTTGTATTCAATAGAAGCAGGAGCAGAAATTGTCATTTTAACCGGAGGAATGGGTCCTGACCCTGATGATAACACGAGGGCAGGGATAAAAGCGGCAGGTGGCAAAATTATAAAATACGGTATCCCTGTGAATCCCGCAACAATGAGTATAATTAGCTGGATTGGGAATACACCTGTTTTAGGAATTTCTGCTGGGTTTATAAATTATAAAAATTCCTTTTTGGATTTTATTCTACCTCGATTGCTTATAGGTGCCAAAGTAAAGAAAAGTGAGATTGCCGCATGGGGTATAGGCGGAATGTTAGATCAGAAATAATATAAGGAGGAAAGAAGAATGAGTAATATATACGAATTTTTGAAAGAATTTTTAGAAAAATTTGCAAAGGATCATAATATCATGGACGAAGATATCGATGTTGTAAGTATAAGACCACTCACTAAGGAAGAAGCAATTGGTAATCCTGAAAGGAATGATTTTCCAATACTGAAAGGGAAAGAAGTTATGATTGAAGCAAGTTTTAAAGGAAGCAAAGGGCAAGCATTTACAGATGAACCAGGTAATTTTAAAGGAACAGTTAGAGATCTTTTGCGGTTTCCTCTTACAAATAATAAAAACAGAGCCTTTTTTATAGCGAGTCTTAATGCAATATTGCGACATTTTGGAATTGTCGAGGGAACAAAACACTGCAAAAATAACGAACCAGAATTATGTTCTTATAGTTTTGTGAGGTATATTTCTGAAAATTTTAGAAAACCCAAAATTGCATTTTTCGGTTTTCAGCCTGCAATGATAAGCGCATTTAAGGATAAATTTGAAATTAGAGTAATTGATCTTGACGAAGACAACATAGGGTCAAAAAAATATGGTCTTGAAATTTTTGGACAAGATAAGGAGGAAGAGATAATTTCCTGGTGCGATTTGATTGTTGCAACTGGGTCAACGGTGGCAAATGGTACAATTGAAAAGTATATTAGTGCAGGTAAACCTGTGATATTCTACGGTGTAACTGGTGCATCTGTTTGCAAAATACTTAACCTCAGAAGGTTCTGTCCCTACTCCAAATAATTAACTATAAGTTTGTTTGACAGTAATTATTTCGATAAATTGATTCATTCAATAAACAATTTTGTTTTAAATCGTTTTCTAATTATACAATAATATGGCGATTATCTAAATAAGGAGGCGAAGATGGGAGAGTACAAAAGATTTGTTATGGAATTTGGATTTGGTGTTGATTCTCATGGACAGGATCCAACGAATGCTTGCATTAAAGCCGTTAAAGATGCAATTTCTCGTGTTTATATCATTGGACTTCTTGAAATAAACATAAAGGACTTTAAAATAGATGCCTTATTGGGTGTGCCTTATCCAGAAAGTGTTGATATAAATCGGCTCACTGAGGCGTTTCCAATAAAGAAAAATCTTTCTATTAAGGTTGTAAAAGGTGGCTTAATTGATTATGGAGCAATCATGGAGGAATTTAACGATAAAAACACCGAAATTATTATGGCAGTTGCGAGTATTAC contains the following coding sequences:
- a CDS encoding Rossmann-like domain-containing protein, giving the protein MSNIYEFLKEFLEKFAKDHNIMDEDIDVVSIRPLTKEEAIGNPERNDFPILKGKEVMIEASFKGSKGQAFTDEPGNFKGTVRDLLRFPLTNNKNRAFFIASLNAILRHFGIVEGTKHCKNNEPELCSYSFVRYISENFRKPKIAFFGFQPAMISAFKDKFEIRVIDLDEDNIGSKKYGLEIFGQDKEEEIISWCDLIVATGSTVANGTIEKYISAGKPVIFYGVTGASVCKILNLRRFCPYSK
- a CDS encoding molybdopterin-binding protein, whose product is MLKRVKVEKAVGLMLGADITKIIPNEYKGPIFKKGHIVEEKDINELKKAGKEYIWVYFEDERHLHQDHASIEIANSIISNNLYVDGPSEGWAYIKSKESGILIVNEKAITKLNMYSEIILTTRETYSLVSKGEIIAKFKITKLEIRKDLYKRILQNVLKTKQLHGYILDILKPQCKKAGVIVTGNEIYSGLVKDAASFKVKEKLANFEVEVIYNTIVPDSKEYIKNAILYSIEAGAEIVILTGGMGPDPDDNTRAGIKAAGGKIIKYGIPVNPATMSIISWIGNTPVLGISAGFINYKNSFLDFILPRLLIGAKVKKSEIAAWGIGGMLDQK
- a CDS encoding Lin0512 family protein; this translates as MGEYKRFVMEFGFGVDSHGQDPTNACIKAVKDAISRVYIIGLLEINIKDFKIDALLGVPYPESVDINRLTEAFPIKKNLSIKVVKGGLIDYGAIMEEFNDKNTEIIMAVASITVSVEV